The Maniola hyperantus chromosome 21, iAphHyp1.2, whole genome shotgun sequence sequence AGTAAGGataagaaattttttttttcatcttctGTAAACCTTCTTTGTTTCTTCTTCTTTCCGCACAATCTTAATTGCATTGTGAGTATTTTTTTGGCAATTGGGTtcaatttttccaatttttgataCACATTTTCACTgtccaagcttttttatgtcTACGAATAAGGTTAAGAGTTTTTTGGGAAATCCTATATTTCTTGTAAAGATGTTTGCATTTTGGTGAAAGAACTTCAATTATtcttttaatgattctaggatTCCTTCTCTTTTTAAGTGGCATGGTAGTGGAACCTGGAATTGCAAgagtatttattatatataattacaaTTGAtatattgggtacctattataaaaattacatgtttgatttgatttgctcTAATAAGTATTTGCACTATGTGCATAATATGTTATGTATGtgcatattaaaaatataaataaatcttgtttataaagtactagatgatgcccgcgacttcgtacgcatggatttagattcttaaaaatcctgtgggaactctttaattttctgggataaaaagtaagcctatgtccttccccgggttgcaacctacctctgtaccaaatttcgtcaaaatcggttgaacggttgagccgtgagaagctagcagacagacagacagacgggacacactttcgcatttataagataaGTATGGATGGGTAACACACCGCGATTAATTTGTTAATTGTTATACACATTTAAATATCTCATTTAAGCTTAAAAACATAGTCTAGTAATaacttatttatgaaaattttgaccTGTAGTTAACACTGATCAATGAAAAGAGCAGATATCCTTATTCCTGTGGTTACTATATTAAGGCTATTAATAAATAGATGATTACCTGAGGAAATACTTTGTTGACAATCGAATATTcttctaattttcttttaaaagtagtGGGCAATCCttctaaaaaataagtttaatgagTACAAATAGGCAAACATCGATAAAAAAGTTTGATATAGTAAGTTATTTAAAACACTCCAAGGTTCTTTTATCTATCTCTTTTAGCTATCTTTCAAAGTTAGCAAAGAAACGActtattagtaatattattatgaatattgtttcaaataataataaattatattttctcacCTAAAAGCTCATTTTCACTTGCTGATTGTGATGTTTGCAGCTGTGTACAATAGTTGTGgtcattatatatatttttggaagcataataattatgatcaagGTCAATCTTCTCTGATCctgaaagtaaattaaatattaatcattttaaaattaaaggccAAAATTAGTGCTACACGGTGGTAAGATGATTCAGGCatagaaatacattttcttCGGTTTGGTTGTAAAATGTATGCTAAAGAAGGTTGTGATACATTGGACAAAACAACTGGACTGTGATTAGAGGAATGATATGAACAATATACAATACAAAAAGCCATGAAAACTTACTAGTACAAATTTCTTCAGAATCATGCAGTGGAATGGATGGAGTACCACTGAGGATCTCAGATTGCAGGAACAAAGTAGGAAATGCTGTTACTGCAAGACGAGATTTTTGTGTCACAAAACGCTTTTCAAAGTGCTTATGACACAATTGAGACTTATTTTTAAGATCTATTGTACTTTTACTTCGCAAAACATCACAATTTATATACTTAAGCCACTTTTTGAGTCTTTTGTCACACTGTGGAAACTTATGTAATATAGCGTCTTTTCGCGTACTGTTACAATCGGGAACACAGCACTTATAATACATTccaataaattatattgaaataatGTACTATAATAACAATTGTTGCGAAGGGAACAGAAATGTACGGAAATAAATCGACGCAACCACCCTGCTCAACGcttaacaacaataacaaaatgGCGTCAGGCAGGCAGCAGGCAGTGAACGTGTGTTATTGTATCGTTCTGTGGTCGAATCTGTCAACTTCTATTTTGCTATTCGCATTTGTAAGGGAACGGAATTTGTATGGCCGTGAACCGCCCgtggtagtgattatattctctttggatgtgtctaaaataataatattttgaattttgtttgATTTTAAATTGGTGATTGGCGGCAAATCGTGCAATTTATATGTGgtttattatatacatattataatatattacttttctgaaaataattttgtataaaatcatAATATACTTTTGGGTATTACTCGAAATTCTACTAGTTGGCTCCTGCGAATAAAATGAGTTTTAAAATGTATAATGCAACTGAACTTTGGCAGGTAAATTTTTTATTCTACGTTACCCGACGTTATCTCTACTCAAGCGctaatacctatagtacgtgactaGGTCGATAATTGATattatggcaatcggggaggtaaggTAACGCCTTGCACAACCCCCTGTAAGTACAAAGTTTCAACATTGGCCcagtgtcatatcagggagacagcatcaagaccgggagccgcagcagaaacagctgaaaacggcaagcggcgcaagtatgcctcttatcgagagttacatttttgttccgtttgccatggagaccctggggccatggagtcttagtgctaaaaaaaaatacgagacatttcTCACCgaggcaccattccacgcgggcatgatttttacagtaattagttaaggctagctttaagttttattgtaatatttatgtTGAAACAATGATGTGCGGATGTAAAGGCAGCAAGCAGATAGACAAACATTAATGTTTATAACCGGATTTATTACTTTTAACTAAGATATAATCAATTTTACGTGTTGTTTACTAGAAATgttaatgtaagtacctacttaggtattgtaATGTTGTCTCCCTGAAGCTGAATAACAGCAGAGATCAGTCTAGTTACCTACCAACTTAATTGACGACTTAACAAACTCACCTGTGTGAAGTTCTATCACAATAAGTTATATGAGTAGGTTCATTCGAAGATATGAtaatacctaattttatttttaggttgaAACAAGCTTACCTTCTATATCCACCTTTAGCCAAAGTCTTGATAAAGTTATTGGAAATGATGGACTGCAATTAGGATCACTTACAGAGTTATTAGGCTTGCCGGGAACTGGAAAAACTCAACTATGGTTCATAGctttgcatattattattttttctattatatGTACAAAGGTTGTTTATACTCATTACTCACCTTAATATATTTGTTTTATAGCTTTTTCATTATAGTATAAAAGCATTATAACATAATATGCTTTCTATATTTTTGCTGTACAATTgaatctacttacctacttattttttaccCTGGAAAATAACATTAGCTTATAAAGCCGTCTAGAACACTTCTCACCAGACACCAAaacatttatcatttttatgAACAACTTCATtgtgtggattttggtttttcaaaatcctttaggaactctttgattttccgggataaaaagtagtattatgtgttaatccagggtataatctatctacattccaatttttagccaaatccgtccagtagtttttgcgtaaaagagtaacaaacatacacacaaactttcggctttataatattaagtgtgtTGATGCCCGTAATTTCCtccatgtggatttagttttttgtttaatattctgCTGTGAGTGTGAATTGTGAGAACATTATGATTAAATGGGGAACTGTCTGATATAATTGTATGGACTCTACAAAACTGTGTTTTATGTTAGGCAGTGTTTAAATCTATTGTTTGTCTACCACCACTAACCtttctaaggctgaaatctagtCTTAGTaaaaaagagacagatttatgtaagcaATATAgcgctgtcttgttttaacagtgtcttaagtctgagcaaagtctaagcatgctctatagatttcagcataAGATTTCGAAGTTGTGAAACTAATTTAAAAAGGTCTTACATATCTTATTGCTCATTTTACCATTACTTGTATAAATGGAAACCCCTTATATATTATTGTTTCATGCTTATTTAATACTATGCTTTTTCTAATAAGCTTACCTTTAGTTTACAGCTCTGTTGCTCAATTCAAATACCAAAAGTATTAGGAGGTTTATATTCTGAAGCACTTTATATAGACACTAATACAAACTTTACAATATGCAGATTTAAAGGTAAGATTTGTACACATGGTACTCATACATAATTATGTTGTTGATATCCATCTTCTGACTTATGTTTAGCTTTGTAAAAGACCACTTTTAGTGGTAAGGCAGCCTTTGCACCCAAGCTTATCTTCTTATTTTGCATGTATTATCTCTTATCATGTTTTCTTGAAAACTATCTAGTTACCTATAACTTGTTTTAGCTAGCAGCCATTAGATTCTAATTGATACATATAATATTCTGTATTTTATAGAAATTCTATTTGCGAGCTTAGCAAAGTGTCAAAGACTGCTGGAAActtcaatatcaattaatgaagAGGAAGCATTAAAGAAATTGCATTGTGTTAATGCATTTGGGCTTGAAAAGTTTTGTGCATTTTTATACCAACTACCCAACTTTATCAAGAGTAGACCAAATGTAATAATAGTTTGTtttgtatacttacctaattaattattatggatTGCAGTTTAGAAAGTATGTAGAgatttttgttttcagattaaaattatagtgaTCGATTCAATAGCTTTTCCATTTAAAGAGGGTATATCATTAAAACAAAGAACTGGATTACTATACAGACTAATGGCAGATTTAAACAAATTGGCAGTAGAAAACCAAATTGCAGTATGGTCATCctcttaaatattttatcttatGGCTAGGTACTATAATTGCTGAGACATAATACCGATTATATACATAAAATGGCTTTTAGTTTAGCTGTTACAATAACTATATTTAATCAAAAATACTGGCCCAATATACCTTGAGgcactccagaaaaattcttgTTATTTTAGTGATGGTAGTTACAAAaggttttcatttagttttctaGCAGTGTTACTTTAAACATTCAGCCCCCAGCAGAATTcagcagaattcttgacgattgcgatagccatgaaatggttattcttacacaattggggggcaggttagGTCAggtattcatttttaaatgtttaaaagCAATTTTAGGATCGACAAGATCAAAAGCTGCACTCAAATCTTCCAATCAATTTTAAATTCATACAACAGTTCCATTTCTTATCTTTAGGTCGTAATTACAAATGAAATGGCTACAAGAATAGGTCTGTCATCTGGCGCTATAGTTGGGGCACTCGGCGATGCTTGGGCGCATCGATGTAACAAACGTCTGCTGCTGTCTGCGCCTGATCCACTTGCGAATATAAGATTAGCTGTGCTACTTAAAAGTAATAATGCTCCAGAGACTATTGGCAAATTTCAGGTAAGGATGCATTAGTAAATTTTTCTATTAAATATGATATCGGCGGTATTAATTTTCATTAGCTATTCTTCGATTTTATTCGtattcacgagggcgagtggctcatgcttgtgttttttcgtatcggtataagtaaggtaaagtgtgtgcgtttgcgagcgcttgctcgcgactaatttggtccgacatgcacgcacacttaaggtatgattccgaaccacgctgcacgcagcagtgctgccgcaacagtgctgtcgcggcactactggtcccgtCTATAAGCTTACATGAGATTACACTCCGAACTATTTTCAGAatattgctgcctagctcggaatgtaatctcatataagcttatagagattgtatagggaccagtagtgccgcgacagcactatgcggcagcactgctgcgtgcagcgtggttcggaatcatacctttacgcAACGTCTGTGTATAcgacgacgtaaccacaagtaaagtttagGACCTAACAAATTAATAGTACCTATAggctgcgacaggttgagatggcaggcgggggaacgccccgcacactcgcacgtcacccgcgctcgcagaagcgcgggggctatgcggggcgtgccgtccccgattgccatctcgacctgtcacctACTATAGTTatgtaattattatgctaaaaagccaaatatttaaaatattttatatcgcAACAAAGCATTATTTTAATCACTTTAAAAACACTaatgatgattttaatttaaaaaatcatggcCTTTCAGATAACGCGCGAAGGCATTCGGGATATTGATTAAAAAGCGACTGGAACAtacatagttttattaataatgtattcaaatatataataatacatcGTAAACAAAACTACAGCATCAATAAATCTCATTTTCACAAAAATATCAAGCTTTTATTTCTACAACATCTCaacagttataataatataaaggcaGTTTCATATCGGAACTTAGCTTTGCAAGTGCAATACAAACATTCTTACATTTTGAAGTCTTATTATGCTTTTTCTTAAGAAACAATAGCGAGTAACACCCGTTTGTAGTCTCCTTTCGTATCATCCTGCAAAATATTACATTCATATCTGTTATAGTACTATTTGTAAACATGCATTGCTTGGgaatatgtaaaaaaataatttatacgcaaacaatacataaattattttgcAGGACTTAAGCACAAAGTGTGACTAGTACTCTCTTGAAATCACCATCTAGATCGTCCTGTAAAGATATCGAAAACCAACACTGTAGCGGTTGCAAAAGTAACAAAAAAACGAAACTGGCCCATAATTTCTATTGATACATCACACAGCGTGCAATCGAGATTAGCATGAGATTACAATTCATATATTCAATCATcgtgtattaatttaattaatataacttACAATAAACGTTTTAAAATGCAACAGTAAGTAAATCGTACCATTCAAAAAATGTAAATAGGGTACAGATTAAATAATCACACCAAACAGGTTATGCAAGGTAGCATGGCGCGTGTAAATGGTGTCTTTTATGTCTGTAGTAGGCTTAGTAAGCCATGGCAGACAGGAGATGACCGAGTGAACCATCAACCTCCTCCTGAAAAATGGCAACAACTACTTGTAAAAAAAGCATCCTCTAACTCGAGATATGTACCAGCCACCATGCACTCACGTCTAAAAGCTGTTATCTACTGTGCAAACAAAATGACATGACAATGAAAAAATAGGAAGCAAAATATACAGatctttatgaaataaaatttacacCCGACTTGGATAACCCAAGGTATGGCACActgaagacaaaatattctGTAATGTTTGTGATGAGTTTGAGACTTTTACTTGTACCTATGTGAAGGATTTATGTTTTAAGAAACCAAGATACACAATGCCttatttatgtaataatataactTTCGTTAAAATGACTTCTTTTCGtataatttattcaaacaaTCCTCGTACCTTCTTAAaagaaagataataataattaggtattaataatGAATTTGCCTATttgtattaagtaagtacctatatcactTTTTGGCAACTTTGGGACTGTGAATCTTggctttttatttataaaatatgtcattGGGGCTTATTTTGTTTTCAGTGCTTGTGTACCCTAGCACTTAAGAGCCTAACAATTGACAAAAATAATTGAGAACAATAAAAACGAGGTGGTTCGTTGCGATCCTGATCATCCGTGAATAATCTAGTCAACAAGCGTCAGTAATGCCTTCTTGTAATCTCCGGAAGTGTCGCCCTGAAATCAAAATGTTTCACTATTCT is a genomic window containing:
- the spn-D gene encoding DNA repair protein RAD51 homolog 3 isoform X1, with translation MSFKMYNATELWQVETSLPSISTFSQSLDKVIGNDGLQLGSLTELLGLPGTGKTQLCLQLCCSIQIPKVLGGLYSEALYIDTNTNFTICRFKEILFASLAKCQRLLETSISINEEEALKKLHCVNAFGLEKFCAFLYQLPNFIKSRPNIKIIVIDSIAFPFKEGISLKQRTGLLYRLMADLNKLAVENQIAVVITNEMATRIGLSSGAIVGALGDAWAHRCNKRLLLSAPDPLANIRLAVLLKSNNAPETIGKFQITREGIRDID
- the spn-D gene encoding DNA repair protein RAD51 homolog 3 isoform X2, which translates into the protein MSFKMYNATELWQVETSLPSISTFSQSLDKVIGNDGLQLGSLTELLGLPGTGKTQLCLQLCCSIQIPKVLGGLYSEALYIDTNTNFTICRFKEILFASLAKCQRLLETSISINEEEALKKLHCVNAFGLEKFCAFLYQLPNFIKSRPNVVITNEMATRIGLSSGAIVGALGDAWAHRCNKRLLLSAPDPLANIRLAVLLKSNNAPETIGKFQITREGIRDID
- the spn-D gene encoding DNA repair protein RAD51 homolog 3 isoform X3, translated to MQLNFGSLQLCCSIQIPKVLGGLYSEALYIDTNTNFTICRFKEILFASLAKCQRLLETSISINEEEALKKLHCVNAFGLEKFCAFLYQLPNFIKSRPNIKIIVIDSIAFPFKEGISLKQRTGLLYRLMADLNKLAVENQIAVVITNEMATRIGLSSGAIVGALGDAWAHRCNKRLLLSAPDPLANIRLAVLLKSNNAPETIGKFQITREGIRDID